A single window of Xylocopa sonorina isolate GNS202 chromosome 5, iyXylSono1_principal, whole genome shotgun sequence DNA harbors:
- the Dop gene encoding microtubule-associated serine/threonine (MAST) protein kinase dop isoform X3: MMNTLYKERFPKATQQMEERLTNFINENKELDEYEVMANMTQDSLPILRFVHHQVIEMARDCLQKSQEKLITTRYFYEMSENLEHLLMETKDKSLEAATRLTGLIKKLLLVISRPARLLECLEFDPEEFYHLLEQAEGQAKITAGIKTDLPQYIINKLSLNRDPISELQEDLNKLEDSASSSDSNLQIASSPNKDEEKSHRVPCESDYEVLKLISNGAYGAVYLVKEKTTRQRFAMKKINKNNLMLRNQVEQVFAERDIMSFTDNPFVVSMYCSFETKKHLCLVMEYVEGGDCANLLKNIGPLPPDMARFYFAETVLAVEYLHSYGIVHRDLKPDNLLITALGHIKLTDFGLSKMGLMSLATNLYEGYIDRDTKQFSDKQVFGTPEYIAPEVILRQGYGKPVDWWSMGIILYEFLIGCVPFFGETPEELFAHTVNDDIEWPDEDDWAVQPEAKDIITALLQQSARDRLGTGGSHEVKEHPYFYGVNWNSLLRQKAEFVPQLINDEDTSYFDTRMDRYNHDIGDDTDDTDDSPLFGSFSSYSPQSRKISQTRPPQINPEHSELDVSKKQLFRTELERTVAQLSLGSNSSTTPPSKLAESTPSEKSRSSSSIKDTTCIETPPKVLDKSNTSFTSLTTVTSGESQLTVIKNSQIDGTSISLSTPDSSQTESEDISPQIQRKRHVHSRNKLPRFSICIDDEHMLDLIATNRDTTEESKHNSSTDSFESFNAMPIIPSAKQKSRSVIKSASTSGLSLVIPTSDFSYDASLNTQPIESPGGSSTASSRDTSPCRELSPLVTSLKPPIIIRRGPCGFGFTVHTIRVYYGDSDFYTMHHLVMAVDQSSPAFEAGLRPGDLITHINGEPVQGLYHIQVLQLMLSGGDHVTLRSTPLENTSIKTGGRRRDLAQSKMARRTLHKQRKLKRDHSDKKRKTSLFKRISSKRASVEMQQPLTISCPLSAPILSSDSKPPLMMAAGICSPSMVTPSRSFQSFTRSQETSPFFAACTKSVCSPSPPTNRVSSDSYHSTGNSSPCSSPNSSSPGSTTSAASLPTIANQSHYQRPSTLHGLKHKLHTAAKNIHSPNRRKSVGHIPLSPLARTPSPSPLPASPTRSPSPLAFPTGHQPGSSNTTQSYSPGVCLSTPNNQKKSYGRPKSAEPGSPLLRRALSPDRLHPRSAENKTSISPLANTVVKVTPRATIAQTSYSESSEECNESFKESNDPKTEKKVTAEQKADYSKITHGISINLGNVGMSNSCGSTQLPRIAEEKDSPTGSKADDYTKEVLLSDEFDKTFTNKLTEPESIVERSDRVVSKTDEQNSRAKNPEVSIINKNEESARLDNSSNVQARGVQNVSNKHSQSTEKGLQVSSQKIPLQSGDKSSQSLCQKSSSQSSEKSSQTSCQKVSSQTNEKGSQSSTQKVSLQAGEKSYLQAVSQKPSQTNEKVMQTASHDKKLPQGNEKAAVPHKTTEHQKGAGKNSEANLEGRKILKKYKVDSSDGSNNVSSTQHSNTFETVGSGKDKKNN, encoded by the exons ATGATGAATACCCTTTATAAAGAAAGATTCCCAAAG GCAACACAGCAAATGGAGGAACGTTTGACTAATTTTATCAATGAAAACAAGGAGCTGGATGAATATGAAGTAATGGCAAATATGACTCAAGATTCATTACCAATTTTACGATTCGTGCATCATCAGGTGATCGAAATGGCGAGAGACTGCTTACAAAAATCTCAGGAGAAGTTAATTACAACTAGATATTTTTATGAAATGAGCGAAAATTTGGAACATTTGTTAATGGAG ACGAAAGATAAATCACTCGAAGCAGCAACCAGATTAACGGGCCTTATTAAAAAGTTGTTATTGGTAATATCGCGCCCAGCTCGTTTATTAGAATGCTTAGAATTCGATCCTGAAGAGTTCTATCATTTACTCGAACAGGCAGAAGGCCAAGCAAAAATTACCGCGGGAATAAAGACAGATTTACCTCAGTATATTATTAACAAGCTTTCTCTTAACAGAGACCCAATATCAG AACTGCAAGAAGATTTAAATAAGTTAGAGGACTCGGCAAGTTCAAGCGATAGTAACTTACAAATCGCTTCAAGTCCAAATAAGGATGAGGAAAAATCTCACCGCGTTCCGTGCGAAAGTGATTACGAAGTGTTGAAACTTATCAGTAACGGAGCATACGGCGCAGTATATTTGGTTAAAGAGAAAACTACGCGACAGAGATTCGCAATGAAGAAGATTAATAAGAATAATTTAATGTTGCGAAACCAAGTGGAACAAGTATTTGCCGAGAGAGACATTATGAGCTTCACAGACAATCCGTTTGTAGTTTCTATGTATTGCAGTTTTGAAACAAAA AAACACTTGTGTTTGGTAATGGAATACGTAGAAGGTGGTGATTGTGCAAATCTTTTAAAGAATATCGGTCCGCTGCCACCGGATATGGCACGATTTTATTTCGCCGAGACCGTTTTAGCTGTCGAATATCTGCATAGCTATGGTATTGTTCATCGAGATCTGAAACCTGACAA TTTACTTATTACTGCTCTTGGTCACATTAAACTTACCGACTTTGGTCTCAGTAAGATGGGTCTTATGTCCC TGGCGACAAACCTTTATGAGGGATACATTGATAGGGATACGAAGCAATTTTCAGACAAACAGGTGTTCGGTACACCCGAATATATCGCACCTGAAGTTATATTGCGTCAGGGATATGGGAAACCTGTTGACTGGTGGTCCATGGGCATTATACTGTACGAATTTTTAATTGGCTGTGTaccattttttggtgaaactccgGAAGAGTTATTTGCTCATACGGTTAACG ATGATATCGAATGGCCAGATGAGGATGATTGGGCTGTTCAGCCAGAGGCTAAAGATATTATAACAGCCTTGCTCCAGCAAAGTGCTAGAGATCGACTAGGCACCGGTGGATCTCACGAGGTCAAAGAGCATCCGTATTTTTACGGAGTAAATTGGAACAGCCTACTTAGGCAAAAGGCTGAATTCGTGCCGCAACTAATCAATGATGAAGATACAAGTTACTTCGATA CTCGTATGGATAGATATAATCATGATATAGGCGATGATACCGACGATACGGATGACTCTCCCCTGTTCGGATCGTTTTCTTCATATTCCCCGCAGTCGCGAAAGATATCTCAAACCCGTCCACCGCAGATAAATCCCGAGCATTCAGAGTTGGACGTCTCAAAGAAACAATTATTCCGTACTGAGCTCGAACGCACTGTCGCGCAATTGTCTCTCGGATCGAACAGTTCAACGACGCCTCCATCCAAGTTAGCGGAATCGACACCGTCGGAAAAGAGCCGTTCCTCTTCGTCCATTAAGGACACTACGTGCATCGAGACACCTCCAAAGGTGTTGGACAAATCCAATACGTCGTTCACAAGCCTCACTACGGTGACCAGTGGCGAGTCTCAATTAACGGTTATTAAGAACAGTCAGATAGATGGAACATCCATCAGTTTAAGCACGCCTGATTCTTCGCAAACGGAGTCTGAGGATATCAGTCCACAGATCCAGAGAAAACGGCACGTGCATTCCCGTAACAAGCTGCCCAGGTTCAGTATATGCATTGATGATGAACACAT GTTGGATCTGATCGCAACGAACAGAGATACAACCGAGGAGAGCAAGCATAATTCTAGCACCGATTCCTTCGAATCGTTTAACGCCATGCCAATTATACCGTCCGCGAAACAGAAATCGCGGTCCGTAATTAAGTCCGCGTCCACCAGTGGATTGTCATTGGTGATACCAACCAGTGACTTCTCTT ACGATGCATCATTAAATACTCAACCGATCGAATCTCCCGGTGGATCGTCTACTGCCTCTTCGAGAGATACGTCCCCCTGTCGCGAGTTAAGTCCACTAGTAACTAGTTTGAAGCCTCCTATTATCATTCGACGAGGACCATGCGGATTTGGGTTTACTGTACACACTATTAGAGTATATTATGGTGACAGCGATTTTTACACGATGCATCACTTAGTTATG GCTGTCGATCAATCCAGCCCAGCGTTTGAAGCTGGTTTGAGACCAGGGGATTTAATAACGCATATAAACGGCGAGCCAGTACAGGGTTTATATCATATACAAGTTCTTCAGTTGATGCTAAGCGGCGGTGATCACGTAACGCTGCGTAGCACACCGTTAGAGAATACTAGCATTAAAACGGGCGGACGGAGAAGAGATCTGGCACAGAGCAAAATGGCACGCAGAACGCTGCATAAGCAGCGGAAACTGAAGCGTGATCATTCCGATAAAAAACGAAAAACGTCCCTTTTTAAACGAATTAGTTCAAAACGAGCTAGCGTAGAGATGCAACAG CCATTAACTATCAGTTGTCCATTGTCAGCACCCATTCTATCCAGCGACAGCAAACCTCCACTTATG ATGGCTGCAGGAATTTGCTCACCGTCAATGGTGACACCCAGTCGTTCCTTCCAATCGTTCACGCGTTCTCAGGAGACGTCACCATTCTTTGCAGCCTGCACGAAGTCTGTCTGCAGTCCGTCACCACCAACGAATCGCGTTAGCTCAGATTCTTACCACTCTACCGGGAACTCGAGCCCCTGTTCAAGTCCAAACTCTTCGTCCCCTGGCTCTACGACGTCCGCTGCGAGTCTGCCAACAATCGCAAATCAATCCCACTATCAGAGGCCGAGCACTCTTCACGGTTTGAAGCACAAATTGCATACGGCGGCGAAGAACATTCATTCGCCGAATCGCAGGAAATCAGTGGGCCACATACCGTTATCTCCGTTGGCTAGAACACCAAGTCCGTCGCCGCTTCCCGCCAGTCCGACTAGGAGCCCTAGCCCGTTGGCGTTCCCTACGGGACACCAGCCTGGTAGCTCTAACACTACGCAGTCTTATAGTCCAG GTGTCTGCTTGTCAACGCCAAACAACCAGAAGAAAAGCTATGGGCGGCCAAAATCAGCGGAGCCAGGATCTCCGTTACTGAGAAGGGCGCTTAGCCCAGATAGGCTTCATCCACGTTCCGCGGAGAACAAGACTTCCATCTCACCGTTAGCCAACACTGTGGTGAAAGTGACACCCCGTGCGACCATCgcgcaaacctcgtattcagagTCGTCCGAGGAGTGCAATGAGAGCTTTAAGGAATCGAACGATCCGAAGACGGAGAAGAAGGTTACAGCGGAACAGAAAGCAGATTATTCAAAAATAACTCATGGAATATCGATCAACCTAGGAAATGTGGGCATGTCGAATTCTTGCGGTAGCACGCAGCTACCAAGAATAGCAGAGGAGAAGGATTCGCCCACAGGTTCGAAAGCTGACGACTATACGAAAGAAGTCCTGCTTTCCGATGAGTTCGATAAAACATTTACGAATAAATTAACAGAGCCAGAGAGTATTGTCGAACGCAGTGATCGCGTCGTGTCAAAGACAGATGAACAGAATTCGCGTGCAAAGAACCCAGAAGTCTCGATCATTAATAAGAATGAGGAGAGTGCTCGATTAGATAATTCTTCTAATGTACAAGCTCGTGGTGTACAAAACGTATCCAACAAGCATTCTCAAAGCACTGAAAAAGGTTTGCAAGTGTCGTCGCAGAAAATACCACTGCAAAGTGGCGATAAAAGTTCACAATCTTTATGTCAGAAGTCGTCGTCGCAAAGTAGCGAGAAGAGCTCCCAAACCTCGTGCCAGAAGGTGTCATCGCAAACCAATGAAAAGGGCTCGCAATCATCTACTCAAAAAGTTTCATTGCAAGCCGGGGAAAAGAGTTATTTGCAAGCCGTGTCGCAAAAGCCGTCTCAAACCAACGAGAAAGTGATGCAGACTGCGTCGCATGACAAGAAGTTGCCCCAAGGCAACGAAAAAGCAGCTGTACCTCATAAAACGACCGAGCATCAAAAGGGAGCTGGTAAAAATTCAGAGGCTAATTTAGAAGGAAGGAAGATATTGAAGAAGTACAAAGTCGACAGCTCTGACGGCTCGAATAATGTTTCTTCTACGCAACACTCGAATACATTCGAGACTGTTGGATCAGGAAAAGATAAGAAGAATAATTGA